The DNA region atataacaaaagtatttagattattttttgttattgaccaaatacttattttcctccataatttgcaaataaatacttaaaaaatcagacaatgtgattttctggatttttttttttttttttctcattttgtctctcacaGTTGAaatgtacctatgatgaaaattactggcctctttcatctttttaagggggagaacttgcacaattggtggttgactaaatacttttttgtcccACTGTAAGTGTTTACTGTGCTGCTTATTGTTAATGTGAGGTCAAATatcatacatgtttttttttctttcaggatGTTATTATCGTTGTCATAGTAAATGTCTGAACTTGATAAATAAACCCTGTGTGAGGTCCAAAGTCAGCCATCAGTCAGAGTATGAGCTGAGTATCTGCCCTGAGATTGGTCTGGACCGACAAGACTATCGCTGCTCTGAGTGTCGGACACCAGTTTCACTGAGTGAGTAGCACGACAATAAACCACACAGGCCTATGGCAGAAGCTAAAAGGACCCCAAGGTACtattgggattttttttgttattgttgtatatAGAAGTATTAAATGGAAAATTGATCGAAGTGTACGTCAACAAAGTCACAAGTACATCCTGGTAGctttataatgtgtttgttttaaagggGGAGTGCCAAGTGAGGCCAGACAATGTGACTATACAGGCCAGTATTACTGTAGCACGTGTCACTGGAATGACACAGCTATCATCCCTGCCCGGGTAATTCATAACTGGGAGTTTGAACCACGAAAGGTATAAGGCTATTCATGAGTAGATGGTCCAATGGATATTTGTTGAATGGGGATGGATTAATAacatatttaatatttcatatatatttaataGGTCTGCCGATCTTCACTACGTTACTTAGCCCTTATGATGCCTCGACCTGTATTAAAGTTAAAAGAAATCAACCCACTGCTCTTTAACTTTGTGGAAGAGCTGGTCGAGATCAGGGTAAGATAGATTAGAACAATTCACTTCATGATGTGATTTATGCAGATGCATTCATTCtatgttaaaataatttgtGGAAATAATactgacatattttttttacttgcagaaACTTCGTCAAGATATTCTCCTAATGAAGCCCTATTTTATCACCTGTAAGGAGGCTATGGAGGCTAGGCTTCTCTTACAGGTCAGTCATGTAAAACATCCCTTTGAATATCTTCTTTTCAACAGCTCCATCTTGTGGTTGTAGGCAGACATAAGGCTATGCATAACAAGCAGTGCCATTTTGTAACCTTTTTTGGGCATAACACTTCATTTGACAAAGTTTTGCAAATAAATTTGGTGGATAATGGAATATTATACCTTTTCAATAGCTTCAAGACCGGCAGCACTTTGTGGAAAATGATGACATGTATTCACTACAAGATCTGATCGACATTTCCAGTGGCCGCCTCAGCTGTTCCCTCACAGAGATTCATACCACATTTGCAAAACACATTAAATTAGACTGTGAGGTTGGTGCATACAAtgttttttacttcttttttagTTGATGTCTTTGCAACGCTGCTTTTACTGAAATCTTGTGTGTAGAAATGCCAAGCCAAAggatttgtgtgtgaattgtgcAAAGAGGGAGATATCCTGTTCCCTTTTGACAGCCATACTTCAGTCTGCCAGGACTGCTCTGCTGTCTTTCACAGGTAAGTTTCCATGTCATGGACATCACTATTTTGAGTGAGCGTGATATTTTCATTAAAGTCCCCTTGGAACTAGTGCGTGTTTTAGATATTTGTCTTGTGTCTCTTTAGGGACTGTTACTATGATAACTCTACAACTTGCCCAAGATGTACCCGGATGACAGGGCGTAAACAGGACGAGCCGCTGGACATGCAAactacataataatgaaa from Periophthalmus magnuspinnatus isolate fPerMag1 chromosome 3, fPerMag1.2.pri, whole genome shotgun sequence includes:
- the def8 gene encoding differentially expressed in FDCP 8 homolog; amino-acid sequence: MEYGERLTHFRQTRLNPFDRGEEEDDPQDGKPVPKQESRPELLSGTRTHSSDRTMDLGLAEDHFSRPVGSFVASDIEKLKLAIEECKKLILELPEHSERQKDTVVKLIHLRLKLQELKDPEEDEPNLRILLEHRFSKEKSKSVKQTCDKCSAIIWGLIQTWYTCTGCYYRCHSKCLNLINKPCVRSKVSHQSEYELSICPEIGLDRQDYRCSECRTPVSLRGVPSEARQCDYTGQYYCSTCHWNDTAIIPARVIHNWEFEPRKVCRSSLRYLALMMPRPVLKLKEINPLLFNFVEELVEIRKLRQDILLMKPYFITCKEAMEARLLLQLQDRQHFVENDDMYSLQDLIDISSGRLSCSLTEIHTTFAKHIKLDCEKCQAKGFVCELCKEGDILFPFDSHTSVCQDCSAVFHRDCYYDNSTTCPRCTRMTGRKQDEPLDMQTT